The Streptomyces sp. NBC_01276 genome includes the window CTCGCTGAAGGAGCGGTTCATGTCCCATTTGAGGAAGGCGACGTCCAGCTCGGTGACCGTCCTGACCAGCCATTCGACCGCCCATTCACGGACGTCGCGGCGGGCGAAGTCCAGTACGTGCTGGTTGCGCCCCTGCGTGCGCCTACGGCCGTCCTGGCAGAGGATCCAGTCGGGGTGTGCACGGAAGAGGTCGCTGTCGGGGTTGACCGCCTCGGGCTCGACCCACAGGCCGAAGCCCATGCCCAGCGCGCGCACGTGGTCGGCGAGTGGGCCCAGGCCGTTCGGGAAGCGGTCGGGGTTGGGCCACCAGTCGCCGAGCCCCGCCGTGTCGCCGGTGCGGGCGCCGAACCAGGCGTCGTCCACCACGAAGATCTCGACGCCGAGCCCCGCGGCCAGCTCGGCCAGTTCGGTCTGCTGCTTCTCGCTGATGTCGAACTCGGTCGCCTCCCACGAGTTGAAGATCAGCGGGCGTTCGGCCGGCCGGGCGGGCAGCACCTGGCCTTCGACGTACGCGTGCCAGCGGCGGCTGGTGCCGCCGAAGCCGTCGGGGGCGTACAGCCCGGTGAAGACGGGGGTCTCCAGGCGCTCTCCGGGGAGCAGTTTCCAGACCAGGCCCTCGTGGCCGAAGCCCCCGGTCCAGGAGGCGCGGCCGTAAGGGTCGCGGCGCAGGGTGATCCGGCGGCTGCCGCTCCAGGCGAGGGCCGCGCTCCAGACCTCGCCGTGTTCCTCCGCGGCGTCGTGCGCGTCGAGCATCAGCCAGGGTCCGGCGTGCCGTCCTGTGATGCCGAGGCGGCTGGTGAACACCGTCTCCCCGATGGGCACCCGGTCGCGCCGGAGCTGGAACTCCCTGCCCCACTCGCCCACCACATGGCTGACGCGGTAGTCGTCGAGGGCGGGCAGTGTCCAGGCGGCGGAGTCGAACCGCAGGACGTCCACCGGCTCGTCCGCGGTGAGCACCGCCCAGCGTTCCACCTGGTCGTGGCCCTCCCGGATCCGGTAGTGCAGGTCGAGACCCAGGGAGCGGACGCGGTCGGTGAAGGAGAGCGTGAGCAGGCCGGCCTCGGCCCTGTGCGCGACGAACCGCCACTCGAAGCCGCGCACGCCGTCTTCGAACCGGACGGTCAACGACGGTGCCCCGAACCGCAGACCGCCCTCGACGGCGTACTCCTCGCCGCCGGGGTCGTCACCGCCGGGGTCCTCGGCGGGAAGGCAGGCCGCGACCGCGACGGCCTGCTCCAGTGTCAGCGGCCGGCCCCAGTGCACGTGCCGGGGGACGTCGTCGGCGTCCAGCCGGAAGGCGTAGGAGGTGCCGGGCGTGCTCAGCAGCCAGAGGCGGGCTTCGGAATGGTAGGTGATCACACACAGCCTCAATGTGAGTAGGGCTCATGTTTTGCGCGTATGCTACGGGAGCGCACCTGCGGCGCCAACCCCCTTGACGGGGGCCGGAGTCGGGAAAAGACGGGGGATCGCTCCACCGGGTTCGGGATCCTCGCGCGCCCGAGGTCACTGCGCGGATCCCGCGCCGCCGGGGAAGCCGCCCGGTGTCGGCCGGCCGGCGGCCGGCGCCCGCGGTGGCCGGCATGCGCGGTGTCCGAGGCTGCCGGCGGCATCGCCGCCATGGACA containing:
- a CDS encoding alpha-galactosidase, which translates into the protein MCVITYHSEARLWLLSTPGTSYAFRLDADDVPRHVHWGRPLTLEQAVAVAACLPAEDPGGDDPGGEEYAVEGGLRFGAPSLTVRFEDGVRGFEWRFVAHRAEAGLLTLSFTDRVRSLGLDLHYRIREGHDQVERWAVLTADEPVDVLRFDSAAWTLPALDDYRVSHVVGEWGREFQLRRDRVPIGETVFTSRLGITGRHAGPWLMLDAHDAAEEHGEVWSAALAWSGSRRITLRRDPYGRASWTGGFGHEGLVWKLLPGERLETPVFTGLYAPDGFGGTSRRWHAYVEGQVLPARPAERPLIFNSWEATEFDISEKQQTELAELAAGLGVEIFVVDDAWFGARTGDTAGLGDWWPNPDRFPNGLGPLADHVRALGMGFGLWVEPEAVNPDSDLFRAHPDWILCQDGRRRTQGRNQHVLDFARRDVREWAVEWLVRTVTELDVAFLKWDMNRSFSEAGQPGAADPDRVWVEHTRGVYEVMDRLRAARPDLYLESCAGGGGRADLGVLARADQVWASDNTDAAERVAIQHGHCQLLPARTMGAWVTDSPNGSTARPASVRYRFHVSMAGAMGIGGDLRKWSEDELAQARALVGQYKRIRPVVHGGALYRLGHDAVQYLTEDEVVVFRFLPSGLNRTVARTRLKGLDHRARYRDEDTGAVHEGAVLLGHGLPPLLAFDCTSELVHLKRVPR